In one window of Paraflavitalea soli DNA:
- a CDS encoding DUF6934 family protein — MNYERYENIIASPDKLEFQFVSEGPKGKVTKMIQFTQTLNENIYNLAFGNLRNDGSVDDETTNDNGDRNKILATVAGTVYEFSAGYPERFIFFCGTTPQRTRLYRMALTINMEALKNDFHIYGVLRGMDTFERVAFRKGVDYFGFMVKRKKT; from the coding sequence ATGAACTATGAAAGGTATGAGAATATTATAGCTTCGCCTGATAAATTGGAATTCCAATTTGTTAGCGAAGGGCCGAAAGGAAAAGTCACCAAAATGATCCAATTTACACAAACATTGAACGAAAATATTTATAATCTCGCATTCGGAAATTTAAGGAATGACGGCTCTGTTGATGATGAAACAACCAACGATAATGGAGATCGGAATAAGATATTAGCAACTGTTGCCGGAACTGTTTATGAATTTAGTGCTGGATATCCTGAGAGATTCATCTTCTTTTGTGGAACTACACCACAAAGGACCAGGCTTTATCGAATGGCCCTGACAATCAATATGGAAGCATTAAAGAATGATTTTCATATTTATGGAGTTCTCAGGGGAATGGACACATTTGAAAGAGTAGCTTTTCGTAAAGGTGTAGATTATTTCGGGTTTATGGTTAAAAGAAAAAAGACGTAA